Proteins from a genomic interval of Arachis hypogaea cultivar Tifrunner chromosome 10, arahy.Tifrunner.gnm2.J5K5, whole genome shotgun sequence:
- the LOC112716044 gene encoding 3beta-hydroxysteroid-dehydrogenase/decarboxylase isoform X1, with protein MAVDDRWCVVTGGRGFAARHLVEMLIQDNTYFVRIADLGATIELEPSEQLGTLSQALSSGRAQYVSLDLRDKEHVLKALEGCEVVFHMAAPNSSINNYQLHHSVNVQGTQNVIDACVQLRVKRLVYTSSSSVVFDGVHGIHNGKESMPYPPKHNDHYSATKAQGEALVLKANGTSGILTCSLRPSSIFGPGDRLMVPSSVDAAKAGKTKFIIGDGNNMYDFTYVGNVAHSHLCADRALASEGEVSKKAAGEAYFITNMEPIKFWEFMSLILEGLGYERPRIKIPAFVLMPIALLVEYTYKLLGPYGMKVPQLTPSRVRLLSCNRTFDCSKAKERLGYEPIVTLKEGLRRTIDSFSHLRAENQLKPKREGPSKASVYLGSGRVADTLLWKDRKRTITTLLVLIAIYLSFIEPGNTFITALSKLLLFVSIFLFIHGILPAKVLGYTVQKMPKSWFHLSEDMSHQLAVSVVSVWNIPMNVLKSLAQGNEWMLFFKVVFSLLLLSFFGAFSLQNLYKIGLTTAFIAFYIYEKKEEEIDDLFIKALSFGCKLKSDAIRKFLPSKKSE; from the exons ATGGCCGTCGACGACAGGTGGTGCGTCGTCACCGGAGGTCGCGGCTTCGCCGCCCGCCACCTGGTGGAAATGTTGATCCAAGACAACACCTACTTCGTTCGCATCGCGGATCTCGGAGCCACTATCGAACTCGAACCGTCCGAACAACTCGGGACTCTAAGCCAAGCCTTGAGCTCTGGTCGCGCCCAATACGTCTCTCTCGATCTTCGTGATAAGGAACACGTCCTCAAAG CATTGGAAGGTTGTGAGGTTGTTTTCCACATGGCTGCTCCAAACTCATCCATTAACAACTATCAGCTTCATCATTCTGTCAATGTCCAAG GAACACAGAATGTCATTGATGCTTGTGTTCAACTTAGAGTGAAGCGGCTTGTTTACACCAGCTCATCCAGTGTTGTATTTGACGGCGTTCATGGAATTCATAATGGAAAGGAATCAATGCCCTATCCACCTAAG CATAATGATCATTATTCTGCTACCAAAGCTCAGGGTGAGGCATTGGTTTTGAAGGCTAATGGAACTAGTGGGATCCTGACCTGCTCGCTACGTCCTAGTAGCATTTTCGGGCCTGGTGATAGACTGATGGTGCCTTCGTCAGTTGATGCTGCCAAGGCAGGGAAAACTAAG TTCATTATTGGTGATGGCAATAACATGTATGATTTCACTTATGTTGGAAATGTGGCTCATTCCCATTTATGTGCTGACCGAGCTCTAGCTTCAGAAGGGGAAGTTTCAAAAAAAGCTGCAGGAGAG GCATATTTCATAACAAATATGGAACCTATAAAATTTTGGGAATTCATGTCACTTATTCTAGAAGGTCTTGGATATGAAAG GCCAAGAATAAAGATCCCTGCCTTTGTTCTCATGCCAATTGCACTATTGGTGGAGTATACATATAAGCTGCTAGGTCCATATGGTATGAAGGTGCCTCAGTTAACACCTTCAAGAGTAAGACTCCTATCTTGCAACAGAACTTTTGATTGCTCAAAAGCAAAGGAGCGCCTTGGATATGAACCCATTGTAACGCTAAAG GAGGGTTTGCGTAGGACAATTGATTCATTTTCACACTTGAGGGCTGAAAATCAACTCAAGCCCAAAAGAGAAGGTCCCTCGAAAGCTTCAGTATATCTTGGGAGTGGAAGAG TTGCTGACACATTGCTTTGGAAGGATAGAAAGCGAACGATCACCACATTGTTAGTCTTGATTGCAATATACTTAAGCTTCATTGAACCCGGGAATACTTTCATTACTGCTCTTTCAAAGCTTCTGTTGTTCGTATCGATCTTTTTATTCATTCATGGGATTCTACCGGCAAAAGT ATTGGGGTACACTGTTCAGAAAATGCCCAAATCCTGGTTTCACTTATCAGAAGACATGTCACATCAACTTGCCGTCTCTGTGGTATCAGTATGGAATATTCCTATGAATGTTTTGAAATCCCTTGCACAAGGGAACGAGTGGATGCTATTCTTTAAG GTTGTTTTCTCTTTGCTCCTTCTTAGCTTCTTTGGTGCATTTTCACTTCAGAACTTATATAAGATAG